CCTACCCAAGACCTACTTTGCTGGAGAAAGTTTCGGCGGCCAATGGATACCATACTTCGGTCAGTCCGCTTTGCAGTCATGTTCATATACAATGCTCACGATTTTATTTAGCCGATGCTGTTTTGAATTCTCTCATGAAAGTCCCCCTCAAGGGCATTGCAATTGGAAACGGATGGATCGATTCAAAAAGACAATACCCTGCGTACATTGACTACGCTGTTAAAATGGGTCATATGGAGGAGAATGATGCTGTACGTGGTTGTAAACATTGCTGGATGTGTCGCCTTACTCTTTTCACAGAATTGGAAGGAAACCAAAAAGGAAACCGACTCGTGCTTAGCTGCTCTGGAGAAGTTGAAGGACAAAAACCCGATGACTATCGACGCTTGTGCGGGTATCCTTCGTTCTATCATGAATGCCAGTGAACGAACGTACGTCTATTTCCCGTCTCTCGTCAATTCCACCTTGACATAGTTTTAACGGATTTTAGTGTGAAGGggcagaaaatgtgtattaACATCTACGACATTCGACTGGAAGACACCTCTCCGGATTGCGGAATGAACTGGCCTCCTCCGATGCATCATGTCACTAGCTTCCTAGGCGTAAGATTTCTCGTTTCCTCTTCCAACTTTTACAATCTGATTGATTTGCGATGTTACACAGCGTTCAGACGTTGTCGCTGCTTTACATGCTACAGCACACCCTGGAAGCTGGCGAGAATGTCGGCCGGATGTACACCGTGCATTCCGCGAGTCTTCAGAAGAATCGTCCATCTCAATTCTCCCTCGGGTTCTCTCCAAAATTCCCGTTCTCATTTTCGCCGGTGACCAGGATCTGATTTGCAATTATATTGGACTGGAGAATATGATGAACTCGCTTACTTGGAACGGAGCCACTGGACTTGGAGTGAGTTCCCGCTTCGTTCTTTCACTCGAATTTGTCTCTAACGAGTTGTAGACCGTTCAAACCCAATCTTGGACTGTTAATTCCGTGCCGGCTGGTACATGGGTCTCATCGCGCAATTTGACCTACGTCAAGGTGAGTAACTTGTTTCCTGCAATACGGACCTTTTTGACACTATTTTCTCCAGATATTCAATGCGTCGCATATGGCTCCATATGACGCCCCTCATGTATCGCACGACATGATGCTTCGCTTCATGGGCGTCAACTTTACAGCCATCTTTGAAGGGTCTGCCAAGATCCCAAGTAGCGTCGGCAATGAGGACAAGCCACACTTTGTTGAACAGCACGACGCTAAACCACCCACACCCTCCAAAACACCACAGCAAGACAAGGCGATGTGGGAAGCGTATTACAACGCGGGATCTGCGGCGCTGGTGTTGGTTCTGGTGTTCTTGGTCATTGGGACGTTTGTATGGTGCAGGCTCCGGAGAAAGCGTTCCGTTAAGCTGCCTTTTACTCAGGAAGAGGAGAGTATACCACTGAACTCTGCGTTGCGGCGTGAGGAAGGAGACGAGGACCTGGAATCTTCAAGGCAGCGTAAGGGCAAGGAGAGGTCAAAAGATGATCAGCAGGTTGCTGAGCCTCCGATTTTCGACGTGGGGGATAGTGATGAGGAGGACTATAAGCACACAAAGGCAGATAGCAAATGATCCCTGACTTTTTGTTTATAGATGTAAAACTTATTCTATGTATGATTTCGTTTAATGGCACAGTGCAAAAATGAGGAGAAAGCAAcaaattgatttctgagaaGTAATACAAGAGTAAAGTAATAGAAAAGAGATGTCCCCGTCATGGTTTAACCACTCCGTCAAAGCCACGTAGTGGCACACACTCCGGAGAGCGTGGGGTACGGCAGGTACAGGAATATGACGATGCAGACATCCATCGAGCGTCAAGCCTCCACAGGCCAAATCAACGCGGCAAAGCGGACTCGGACCATGAAAGCGAGCTCGACGGCGCTGCTCCTTCTCGTGAGCATCCCGAAAGACGCCTCGCTCCGTCAACCTGAAAGAATTAACGCCATCCAGATGAGTTAACGCCTGGCGCTTGCGCTAGCGCTTCGGTGGGTTGATTGCGGACACTTGAAGAAAAACTAAAATTTGCATTACAAAACTTTTTTATACCGCAGCCGAGCGGGCTttcaatttttgtttttgacacgATCATATGACTATTTGTCTCGTGACTTTGACAAGCGGGATTGCGTTCCAAATCCGGACAAGGGCTCCCTTGTGTGCACTCCGTCTCCATGTCCACTGTACGACCTGGCGTGCTTGTACTGCAAATAGCAGTCTTTCTTCTTGGTGTCCATTGTGGATGATATGCGATACTCTTCTATTGTCGctcaaaacaacaacaactacCGGAGAACATAACTATAGTTCTCCCCTCGACTTACCGAAACCCTCCCCAAGAACAATTACCTTCCCCCAATTCGGTGCTTGTTGGGCCTGCGCTTGGACCTCGTGTCTGTACtaaacgaaaaaaaaaacgtcaATAGCACTCCTAGGATACTCACATTGAACTTCTTCAGGCCAATAACCTCCAATACGACTTCGAGTAAAAATGGTGTCTAATAGCTGGCCTTTTCCCAACAAGGGGGTTACTCTGTATACCAAGCAGGGTGAAATACCCATGGTCACGAAGAATACGAGATTGGTCAACATGTTCACGAAACCGCGTCCTGTTCGCTCGACATCGCCGTCATCTGTAGACGCAGATTACGGAGAAAgcgatgaagacgaggtgGAGACCATGGAGGAGTACGCAGAGAACCTGctcgaggaagaagaggtttACCACTGGCTTGTAGCCTCGGATCCGCAGCCCTGGCCCTCTCCCGAGATAAAGGCGCCAACAGAGGCGCCTTTTGCAATCTGGGGCGTCCCGGCCCCCCTCATCTTCCAGCTCTTCCAATTCCTTATGATTTACTTTGGTTTCTTGCCGAAACGGCAAGAGCATAGTATGCCTATTCCTCAGCCTATGCCTCCACGACGACCACTTCACCCTCTACATTACTACGATCCGCAAGAAAGAGCCAAGTTGCAGAGATGGGATAACACCCGACCGCCTCCAGAGGAAGACGACATGACCTTGGTCGTCTTCCCTCACCCAGGCAGAAACGAAATCCTCGAACGGATACGAATGACAAGAGACTGGAGCTCTGGGATGCTGGACACACACCAACCGAGCACGTTGCGGGTCTATCGTGTTCGAGAGGAAGATCGAGTAGCATTCTACTGGTCCGTCAGCGCGGCTCATCTATTATTTATATGGATCCGTAAGCCGATTCACGATTTCGACACCATCGCTGTGTATAGGCACGGCCATCGGTGCTGGGACTTTGACGACAAGGAGGCGTGGGCGCTCGTGTCTGGGGGCAGGTGGATCGATTCTGTGCGTCTACGGGCGGTTGCTGACCGTACGACTAAATGGCCATTGTCGAGGAAGGGTCGTTTGTATTTTGGCATTTATCGAGGCATCAACTGGATACTCCGACGGTTGGGTATCGCTGTGCAAGTAAATGTCCCAGATTTGTTAAATTTACAGTACTAGAGTGTATGTCACCCCGTCTTCTGCTGTCTCGCTTTGCTTTGCTATGTTGTACTCTATCACTTCGTCATTTTCTTCTACTACTATGTTAATCACATTGCTATTCGTTGTTTATAATATCGAGTGGTCTACAACCGAATGATTTGAGGTTCTCAGCAGATATCTCGGGCAGAATAGGGGTAAATCACGTGT
The sequence above is a segment of the Psilocybe cubensis strain MGC-MH-2018 chromosome 4, whole genome shotgun sequence genome. Coding sequences within it:
- a CDS encoding Cell death protease; this translates as MYGGHLSADPNLSLASSTDVTAHLYFFMVKNRRTADKERIVFWFNGGPGCSSFDGAMMEVGPWRWDGKSDHDFYVQEGGWEEYTTMVFVDQPAGTGFSYTSTDKYVHTTDVAQGNFLEFLRNFYLVFPEYKNVDTYFAGESFGGQWIPYFADAVLNSLMKVPLKGIAIGNGWIDSKRQYPAYIDYAVKMGHMEENDANWKETKKETDSCLAALEKLKDKNPMTIDACAGILRSIMNASERTVKGQKMCINIYDIRLEDTSPDCGMNWPPPMHHVTSFLGRSDVVAALHATAHPGSWRECRPDVHRAFRESSEESSISILPRVLSKIPVLIFAGDQDLICNYIGLENMMNSLTWNGATGLGTVQTQSWTVNSVPAGTWVSSRNLTYVKIFNASHMAPYDAPHVSHDMMLRFMGVNFTAIFEGSAKIPSSVGNEDKPHFVEQHDAKPPTPSKTPQQDKAMWEAYYNAGSAALVLVLVFLVIGTFVWCRLRRKRSVKLPFTQEEESIPLNSALRREEGDEDLESSRQRKGKERSKDDQQVAEPPIFDVGDSDEEDYKHTKADSK